Below is a window of Agrobacterium vitis DNA.
TTACCCTGAGTCAGATCGTGCTGGGCAATTTCAGAAGCTGCTATCTCGGTTATTACGGCATGGCTGCCTTTGGCGGGCGCGGATTGATGACGGACGCGCTGAACGCGGTCATCGCCCATGCCTTCACAGAGGTGGGCCTGAACCGGATCGAGGCCAATATCCAGCCGGAAAACCTGCGTTCGATTGCGCTTGTCGCGCGGTGCGGCTTTGAGAAGGAAGGTTTTTCCAGGCGCTATCTGAAAATCGGCGGGGAATGGCGCGATCATGAGCGCTGGGCCAAGGTGTCAGGATAAAGCGTGGCATCATAAACAAAGGCGCAGCGGGGATGCCGCTGCGCCTTTCATTTGACCTTATGTCAAGCGGATCAAGCGGCCTTCAGGGTCGCGATCGAATCCTTGGCGCCCTTGACGGCAGCGGCCTTGGCTTCTTCGCCCATGTTGACGCCTTCGGCGATCACGAAGTCCAGATCGGTGATGCCGAGGAAGCTGAAGACGCCCTTCAGATAGGTTTCGGCATGTTCGAGCGGAGCCGCAGGGCCCTG
It encodes the following:
- a CDS encoding GNAT family N-acetyltransferase, with the protein product MSSIIVSRICRADGPDLVAANLASRDYHAPWTAPFTDLDGFEAYLSQTISGANIGLIARESDSHGVVGVFTLSQIVLGNFRSCYLGYYGMAAFGGRGLMTDALNAVIAHAFTEVGLNRIEANIQPENLRSIALVARCGFEKEGFSRRYLKIGGEWRDHERWAKVSG